A genomic stretch from uncultured Pseudodesulfovibrio sp. includes:
- a CDS encoding YIP1 family protein — MKATCAADARMGIREYFDVIFTVMRSPARHFERVASESGSRRALFFLMISGIFYCSVSMTYFFENSLVMGVVMMANAVLMPALGAVFSFILLGMTGQGRVPYGKVFNVYAYASGAVMVVSWIPGLAIVMEPVRAVLVAIGLFKVAEVSKLKAVFIVVMTAFLLLVFFWAAAPLVIELRDLSVRM; from the coding sequence ATGAAAGCAACATGTGCAGCAGACGCCAGAATGGGCATCAGGGAATACTTCGACGTCATTTTTACTGTCATGCGGTCCCCGGCCCGGCATTTTGAACGGGTCGCATCGGAGTCCGGATCGCGTCGTGCTCTGTTCTTTCTCATGATTTCTGGAATTTTCTATTGTTCCGTGAGCATGACCTATTTCTTTGAAAACTCGTTGGTCATGGGTGTCGTCATGATGGCCAACGCGGTGCTCATGCCCGCTCTTGGAGCGGTCTTCAGCTTCATCCTTCTAGGAATGACGGGACAGGGAAGAGTGCCGTACGGCAAAGTGTTTAACGTCTACGCTTATGCCAGCGGGGCGGTCATGGTCGTTTCCTGGATTCCGGGACTCGCCATCGTGATGGAACCCGTTCGGGCCGTGCTCGTGGCTATAGGGCTGTTCAAGGTGGCGGAAGTCAGCAAGCTCAAGGCCGTCTTCATCGTTGTGATGACAGCGTTTCTGCTGTTGGTGTTTTTCTGGGCTGCGGCTCCTTTGGTTATCGAATTGCGAGATCTTTCTGTGAGGATGTGA
- a CDS encoding DASS family sodium-coupled anion symporter, which translates to MAQEKKKATGYDKFVNWKLLIIPVILFTVILLLPIPDGMKNVGMQYSVGPKVVTQYIAQEVFGKKSADCTQWEVLTARMMEQNMRMGALSKERFVKRDLKWAKKYKIPADSTNFQRAMQYVVESIPPETYRAIMKSAFDLRTKGLEYDNLSDKDKVNADKGAWKIKVAIALVVFVVFCFMTECMPLPGVAFCIGLILVFSGVVSRSQVAGLYWSDACWFIMGSLMFAAAFVKTGVDKRMCLMMFRKLAVPNVRWITLIFFIVISPLAAFISDHALAAMFLPIGMLLYQNSLTDEVPEDKELAKMLMITIAMACNIGGPGAPSGGARNVIMMTYLSDMFGMDIGYAQWIAYCMPFVIVMIPITWLVTNMIFKPRITSLAPAMRHLEGEINKMGKWNKHQIWAMIIFVVMVFGWFTEKAFFQMGIYPIRLGIGVIAVAGAVAYLLAGVVNWRDYQEKVDWGVVWLYAGAIIFGRTLDVTGAAYWLAQSVIDMLAPLGMSQGIPLMLTSNGLTAVLTNLMADGPAAAAVGPITLNMASIVHPGTTFLPFMAMATAVSSSFAYCLIIGTPPNAIVYASGYLEPKDYLRVGVPMWFIANIMIVVLTAVYWTGIGFNDLPSF; encoded by the coding sequence ATGGCTCAAGAAAAGAAAAAGGCGACCGGTTACGATAAGTTCGTCAATTGGAAGCTGTTAATAATTCCGGTTATTCTGTTTACTGTGATCCTTCTTCTTCCGATTCCCGACGGCATGAAAAACGTAGGAATGCAGTATTCGGTCGGTCCCAAAGTCGTAACCCAATATATTGCACAGGAAGTTTTCGGCAAGAAAAGTGCTGATTGTACACAGTGGGAAGTGCTGACCGCTCGCATGATGGAACAGAACATGCGTATGGGCGCTCTGTCAAAAGAGCGGTTCGTCAAGCGTGATCTGAAGTGGGCCAAGAAATACAAGATCCCTGCTGATTCAACCAATTTTCAACGGGCCATGCAATATGTAGTGGAGTCCATTCCCCCTGAAACCTATAGGGCTATCATGAAAAGTGCCTTCGATCTAAGGACGAAGGGACTTGAATATGACAACTTGTCGGATAAGGATAAGGTCAATGCCGACAAGGGGGCATGGAAGATCAAGGTCGCCATCGCTCTGGTGGTATTCGTTGTCTTCTGCTTCATGACCGAGTGCATGCCTCTTCCGGGCGTAGCCTTCTGTATCGGTCTGATTCTCGTCTTTTCAGGAGTTGTCTCACGAAGTCAGGTCGCCGGTCTGTACTGGTCTGATGCCTGCTGGTTTATCATGGGTTCGCTCATGTTTGCAGCAGCCTTTGTCAAGACAGGTGTGGACAAGCGCATGTGCTTGATGATGTTCCGCAAATTGGCGGTGCCTAACGTGCGATGGATTACGTTGATCTTCTTTATCGTGATCAGTCCGCTGGCGGCGTTCATTTCCGACCATGCCCTGGCAGCCATGTTCCTCCCCATCGGTATGCTGCTCTATCAGAACAGCCTGACCGATGAAGTCCCTGAGGACAAGGAACTCGCCAAGATGCTGATGATTACCATCGCAATGGCGTGTAACATCGGTGGCCCCGGCGCTCCGTCCGGCGGTGCTCGTAACGTTATCATGATGACATATCTCAGCGACATGTTCGGCATGGACATTGGGTACGCCCAGTGGATCGCCTATTGTATGCCGTTTGTTATTGTCATGATTCCGATCACATGGCTCGTAACCAACATGATCTTCAAGCCTCGTATTACGTCTCTTGCTCCGGCAATGCGCCATCTTGAAGGTGAAATCAACAAGATGGGTAAGTGGAACAAGCATCAGATATGGGCAATGATCATCTTCGTGGTCATGGTTTTCGGATGGTTCACAGAGAAGGCCTTCTTCCAGATGGGAATATACCCAATTCGTCTTGGCATCGGCGTCATCGCGGTTGCCGGCGCTGTGGCCTACTTGCTGGCCGGTGTTGTCAACTGGCGTGATTATCAGGAAAAAGTCGATTGGGGTGTTGTTTGGTTGTACGCGGGTGCTATCATCTTCGGTCGCACTCTTGATGTCACTGGTGCTGCCTACTGGCTGGCACAGTCCGTCATCGACATGCTGGCACCGTTGGGCATGAGTCAGGGTATCCCGCTGATGCTTACCTCAAACGGATTGACAGCAGTCCTTACCAACCTGATGGCTGATGGTCCGGCCGCTGCCGCAGTCGGTCCTATCACTCTCAACATGGCGAGTATCGTCCATCCAGGAACCACGTTCCTGCCGTTCATGGCAATGGCAACAGCTGTATCTTCATCGTTTGCCTACTGCCTGATCATCGGTACGCCGCCGAACGCTATCGTGTATGCCTCCGGGTATCTGGAACCCAAGGACTATCTCCGTGTCGGTGTCCCGATGTGGTTTATCGCCAACATCATGATCGTGGTGCTGACAGCCGTGTACTGGACCGGAATAGGATTCAACGATCTACCATCGTTCTGA
- a CDS encoding PEP/pyruvate-binding domain-containing protein, which produces MQNLFKTLFNCIRRTSAGHEEDRERFLAKTENFRLLLAANNKALEIMAQITEDAQSESVFGMAHVRAQCLKAASGVRQMIERLCLMAPGKYDELRDVFNDIVVSMERAMDEGSDRNVGPLVLRMEDIRADSLPQTGSKMAMLGEVRAALGVDVPRGFSITASAYHVFMERSGLGDEINRLIQIHDSETLDGLRLLEESIRHAVDMTVIPQDIEQAVTQSCRELGNVRMAVRSSAVGEDSEGASFAGQFVSKLGVKTCDVLEAYRSVLASAYSATAMAYRLNRGLRDDAVVMCVACMEMIDAKAGGVVYTQSPMGHDDGRVVVNAVPGLPRAVVDGCSLVDSWVVDRTSLTIRHRDIAVKEMCYVKASCGRISKEKLYGDKSVAPSVSDSVIQRLVWLALRIENHFGIPQDIEWALARDGRIVILQCRPLAVCALREDAPSHVQNDEDAASILLESCVVASPGVAAGRVFPVTSDEDMSCFPDGGILLARSARPQLSVLMAQVSALVTEYGSPVGHLANVAREFGRPYLIGGPGAVEQLSGVGMVTVNADNGNVYLGLRQAQIDQSVASAASTPGNEVRLALQRMLPFIVPLSLTDPESSDFVPGKCVSLHDITRFCHEKAVNEMFMGGEQLTANARKLVGQMPMQYWLIDIGGGTAESCDNTRVCLDDIRSNAMKALWRGMTAIPWDGPPPVAPGGLMSVFSEAACNPALVPGMANNMGDRNYFTVGRHYCNLQSRFGFHFCTIEGFAGDNPAENYALFQFKGGGANMERRCNRAHMISSILERHGFIVEVRDDALFARIEGVEREAVERALVVAGYLLVHTRQVDMVAADSDSLSRYGQKFTSDIGSLLSGAVTESRDWRCDA; this is translated from the coding sequence ATGCAGAATCTTTTTAAGACGCTGTTCAATTGTATTCGTCGGACTTCTGCCGGACATGAGGAAGACAGGGAACGTTTTCTGGCAAAAACTGAAAACTTCCGTCTACTGCTGGCCGCCAACAACAAGGCCCTCGAAATCATGGCGCAGATAACAGAAGATGCACAGTCGGAAAGTGTTTTCGGCATGGCTCATGTCAGGGCTCAATGTCTGAAGGCTGCCTCCGGGGTTCGCCAGATGATCGAGCGATTGTGTCTTATGGCCCCAGGGAAATATGATGAACTCAGAGATGTGTTTAACGACATCGTTGTGTCCATGGAAAGAGCCATGGATGAGGGTTCGGATCGAAACGTTGGCCCGTTGGTCCTGAGGATGGAGGACATCCGGGCTGATTCCCTGCCACAAACAGGGTCAAAAATGGCCATGCTCGGTGAAGTTCGGGCGGCTCTTGGCGTGGATGTACCCCGTGGTTTTTCAATCACCGCCTCGGCGTATCATGTCTTTATGGAACGGTCCGGACTTGGCGATGAAATCAACCGATTAATCCAGATTCATGACAGCGAAACGCTTGATGGCTTGCGTCTTCTTGAAGAGAGCATTCGGCACGCCGTCGACATGACGGTGATTCCGCAGGATATCGAGCAGGCTGTCACGCAGAGTTGCCGAGAACTCGGCAATGTCAGAATGGCTGTGCGCAGCAGTGCTGTGGGTGAAGACTCTGAGGGTGCCAGTTTTGCGGGACAATTTGTGTCAAAGCTCGGCGTGAAGACCTGTGATGTGCTGGAGGCGTACAGGAGTGTCCTGGCGAGTGCCTATTCTGCAACGGCAATGGCGTACCGTCTCAATCGCGGACTGCGGGATGATGCTGTGGTCATGTGCGTGGCCTGTATGGAAATGATTGACGCAAAGGCAGGTGGAGTCGTCTATACCCAGTCGCCCATGGGACATGACGATGGTCGCGTGGTCGTCAATGCGGTGCCGGGACTCCCCCGGGCTGTCGTGGATGGCTGTTCCCTTGTTGATTCGTGGGTGGTCGACCGAACTTCCTTGACCATTCGGCATAGAGATATTGCGGTTAAGGAAATGTGCTATGTGAAGGCCTCCTGTGGTCGTATAAGCAAGGAAAAACTGTATGGAGACAAGAGTGTTGCGCCGTCCGTATCGGATTCGGTTATCCAGCGACTTGTCTGGCTGGCGCTTCGCATTGAAAATCATTTCGGCATACCACAGGATATAGAATGGGCATTGGCCCGTGACGGTCGCATTGTTATTCTTCAATGCCGTCCCCTGGCAGTCTGTGCCTTGCGCGAGGACGCTCCATCTCATGTGCAGAACGACGAAGACGCGGCCTCGATCCTTTTGGAATCCTGTGTTGTAGCCAGCCCCGGCGTTGCTGCGGGTCGTGTGTTTCCTGTCACCTCTGATGAAGACATGTCCTGTTTCCCGGATGGTGGCATTCTTCTGGCACGAAGCGCTCGACCGCAACTGTCCGTGCTGATGGCGCAGGTGAGTGCGCTGGTGACAGAATATGGCAGTCCGGTCGGGCATCTCGCCAATGTCGCCAGGGAATTCGGCAGGCCATATCTGATCGGTGGTCCCGGTGCTGTTGAACAATTGTCTGGAGTCGGCATGGTGACCGTCAACGCAGACAATGGAAATGTCTATCTCGGTCTCAGGCAGGCGCAGATAGATCAATCTGTGGCTTCTGCAGCCTCGACTCCGGGAAACGAAGTGCGACTGGCATTGCAGCGAATGCTCCCGTTTATAGTTCCTCTGTCATTGACGGACCCGGAATCGTCGGATTTCGTGCCGGGAAAATGTGTGTCATTGCATGATATCACACGATTTTGCCACGAGAAGGCCGTGAATGAGATGTTCATGGGCGGTGAGCAATTGACGGCAAATGCGCGAAAGCTGGTCGGTCAGATGCCCATGCAGTATTGGCTCATCGACATTGGCGGCGGCACTGCCGAATCATGCGATAACACACGGGTCTGTCTGGATGACATCCGGTCCAACGCCATGAAGGCTTTGTGGCGCGGGATGACTGCCATACCATGGGATGGCCCACCGCCGGTTGCTCCCGGTGGTCTTATGTCGGTTTTTTCCGAAGCCGCCTGCAACCCTGCATTGGTTCCGGGGATGGCGAACAACATGGGGGACCGCAATTATTTCACTGTCGGACGGCACTATTGCAACCTTCAGTCTCGTTTCGGATTTCACTTCTGCACCATTGAAGGGTTTGCCGGGGATAATCCTGCTGAAAATTATGCTCTCTTCCAGTTTAAGGGAGGCGGTGCAAACATGGAACGGCGGTGCAACCGTGCGCACATGATTAGCAGTATTCTGGAGCGACATGGTTTTATCGTGGAGGTTCGGGATGATGCACTGTTTGCACGGATCGAAGGTGTGGAAAGAGAAGCCGTGGAACGGGCACTTGTTGTGGCGGGGTACCTTCTGGTGCACACCCGCCAGGTCGACATGGTCGCGGCAGACTCGGATTCTCTCAGTCGGTACGGGCAAAAGTTTACGTCGGACATTGGTTCCCTCTTGTCGGGTGCGGTCACGGAATCCCGGGACTGGAGGTGCGACGCATGA
- a CDS encoding response regulator has protein sequence MEQLKILLVDDEERLLSTTKKLFEKMGIYALTASSGKDALTVLEEQAVDVVFLDIKMPGMDGMETLQRIKKNYPLMEVIILTGHATMETAVECLKLGALDYLIKPVSMKDFLGKAEEAFEKVTLQKQKIHSARMVDATGGQGGLR, from the coding sequence ATGGAACAATTGAAAATTTTGCTTGTAGACGACGAAGAGCGTCTGCTCAGCACTACAAAAAAACTCTTCGAGAAAATGGGCATTTATGCCCTGACAGCTTCCTCCGGCAAGGATGCTCTTACTGTTCTGGAAGAGCAAGCAGTTGATGTCGTGTTTCTCGATATCAAGATGCCCGGCATGGACGGCATGGAAACGTTGCAGCGCATCAAGAAGAACTACCCCCTCATGGAAGTCATCATCCTGACCGGGCATGCCACCATGGAAACTGCGGTGGAATGTCTCAAGCTCGGTGCGCTGGATTATCTCATCAAGCCTGTCAGCATGAAAGATTTTCTCGGAAAAGCAGAGGAGGCTTTTGAAAAGGTAACGCTTCAGAAACAGAAAATTCATTCTGCCCGTATGGTCGATGCGACTGGGGGGCAGGGTGGTCTGCGTTAG
- a CDS encoding sensor histidine kinase, translated as MIIVPAVPLFLAAAIGYYSYVGTTKKFATNAIEQVAVDHRNMIADFLDERRTDLETLLALVNIDVLRGPVGQAEISRILRASGSVFQDMGVIDPTGRQIAYSGPYALVGKVYADAAWFKETLKHGYYISDVFLGYRNVPHFIVAVARRIQGKTWVLRATIDSKLFGRLVEQVSIGDSGEAYILNRDGYLQTDRRSHGELLERDDFNYPTHEGSVMAFTGKDGGAEYLFASATMNDGKWRLVVRQKKEEAFQSTMAAVYTVLLILVCGGVVIVFLAVIVSRRVWDTLHRQAEEVCVLENQLLQAARLAELGEMAAGFAHEINNPLQVMKTDTALLEITLSDLVEKGTDPVLCAEAQEVVDQFSIQIGRCAAITREILRFGRHDAPELQPVVLTQYIPEVGAMVQTKAEVHGIDLHFEVDANAPTISADPGQLQQVMINLLNNAIYAVVDRHGTEGGEIAVSVKNIQGSAVIRVADNGTGMTQEVQNKIFIPFYTTKPPGKGTGMGLPVCHTIIDSLGGELAVESVRGEGSTFVITLPGLNSKP; from the coding sequence ATGATAATCGTTCCGGCCGTTCCGTTGTTTCTGGCCGCCGCAATCGGGTATTACTCATATGTTGGTACTACGAAGAAATTTGCTACCAATGCAATAGAGCAGGTTGCTGTCGACCACAGGAATATGATTGCGGATTTTCTTGATGAACGCCGAACAGACCTCGAAACGCTTCTGGCGCTCGTGAACATTGATGTATTGCGCGGGCCTGTCGGACAGGCTGAGATCAGTCGAATACTCCGGGCTTCCGGCAGCGTATTTCAGGACATGGGGGTTATCGACCCCACTGGCCGACAGATAGCTTACAGTGGGCCGTATGCTTTGGTTGGGAAGGTATATGCGGATGCTGCCTGGTTTAAAGAGACCCTTAAACATGGGTATTACATCAGTGATGTTTTTCTCGGTTATAGAAATGTCCCGCATTTTATCGTTGCGGTTGCTCGCCGAATTCAGGGCAAGACATGGGTATTGAGGGCGACCATTGATTCCAAGTTGTTTGGTCGTCTTGTCGAACAGGTGAGTATTGGAGATTCAGGGGAAGCATATATTCTGAACAGAGATGGTTATTTACAAACCGATCGCCGTTCACACGGTGAGTTGCTGGAGCGTGACGACTTTAATTATCCAACCCATGAAGGGTCAGTCATGGCGTTTACCGGAAAGGATGGTGGGGCTGAGTATTTGTTTGCCTCGGCAACCATGAATGACGGGAAATGGCGTCTGGTTGTTCGTCAGAAAAAGGAAGAAGCCTTTCAATCCACCATGGCAGCGGTGTATACGGTTTTGTTGATACTCGTGTGCGGCGGCGTGGTTATCGTGTTTCTTGCCGTGATAGTGAGCCGAAGAGTTTGGGATACTTTGCACAGGCAGGCAGAGGAAGTCTGTGTCTTGGAAAATCAATTACTTCAAGCCGCCCGTTTGGCGGAGCTGGGTGAAATGGCGGCAGGATTCGCTCATGAAATCAATAATCCCTTACAGGTTATGAAGACTGACACCGCTCTATTGGAAATAACTTTGAGTGATCTGGTGGAAAAAGGCACAGATCCGGTTCTATGCGCCGAAGCACAGGAAGTTGTCGATCAGTTCTCAATTCAGATTGGCCGGTGTGCGGCCATAACCCGTGAGATCCTCCGCTTCGGGAGGCATGATGCGCCGGAGTTGCAGCCTGTAGTTCTGACACAATATATCCCCGAAGTCGGAGCAATGGTGCAGACCAAGGCGGAAGTGCATGGTATAGATCTTCATTTTGAAGTGGATGCGAATGCTCCGACCATATCGGCAGACCCCGGACAGTTGCAGCAGGTCATGATCAACTTACTGAACAATGCCATTTATGCCGTGGTGGACAGACATGGAACCGAAGGCGGTGAGATTGCTGTTTCCGTAAAGAATATTCAGGGAAGTGCCGTCATCCGGGTTGCTGATAATGGGACCGGGATGACTCAGGAAGTTCAGAATAAGATATTTATTCCTTTCTACACGACAAAGCCTCCGGGAAAAGGCACGGGCATGGGGCTTCCTGTGTGCCACACGATCATTGATTCACTCGGCGGTGAATTGGCTGTGGAAAGTGTCCGAGGAGAAGGGAGCACATTCGTTATTACGTTACCGGGCTTGAATTCCAAGCCCTGA
- a CDS encoding response regulator, with the protein MQKIKLLLVDDEKDFLTVYARRFVRRNADITLASSGQEAIDKIRAIDFDVVILDVMMPEMNGIETLRRIKAIKPELPVIILTGHANSQTMIEGMDIGAFDFLLKPVGTDELYFRVLDAVRSKHRVQV; encoded by the coding sequence ATGCAGAAAATCAAGTTGCTTCTTGTTGACGATGAAAAGGATTTTCTCACGGTGTATGCACGGCGTTTCGTTCGCAGAAACGCCGATATCACCCTTGCGTCCAGTGGGCAGGAGGCCATCGACAAGATTCGGGCCATAGATTTCGACGTGGTTATTCTCGACGTCATGATGCCTGAAATGAACGGCATTGAAACGTTGCGGCGCATCAAGGCCATCAAGCCTGAGCTGCCGGTTATCATTCTGACGGGCCACGCAAATTCGCAAACCATGATTGAGGGAATGGATATCGGGGCATTTGATTTTCTGCTCAAGCCGGTCGGGACGGATGAATTGTATTTCAGGGTGCTGGATGCTGTCAGGTCAAAACACCGCGTTCAGGTGTAA
- a CDS encoding sigma-54 dependent transcriptional regulator has product MTKTHTTDHSTQSGRTGITSSIAHRLGLRGKLLLALLPPIVAILLVTGYASYTVSEDFIDIAVERSVKMHTLAMAHEMEQFFDQCRVDLLFFAQGTMKPTELRSTLEKHIHSGGTRYFELSFIPASGGQPFALIQHDGEIHEVPASEFGAIHPNPFEELEKLGSLKIGQVLPSDIIETTYPIPSDTASNRHIKTRILRFYTYFPGDETSPPGILFLSVKAKDVRNILSWYNSEESPLWAFPRSNELRFSYFLNSEGWMLFQSEDFNEADNKLTTYLARENFSGTLGKDGHAAAFRPNENHVRYWAAVKDINNGKSGLTQVAEERIGESAVNSFYFSYAPIRFLSDSTGRPTPFGGVIFVDRSQLPIIAGYKNLDVMLFVTAGAIALISCLVFWFGRILTRPIHALATSLDSLNSLEEMEEINLPYSGADITRLQTAINVIIRKVKQQVVEIQAKDETILNVNNRERAPLKRERETLAEAELSRIPEIIGIGPIISNMKVNILKAAQVEVDVLISGETGTGKQLVAEAIHAHSNRSDNPFISINCGALDENLLLDALFGHVKGAFSEAKEDRNGAFIEADGGTLFLDEIQSASPKVQQSLLRAIASRKIKPLGSDKELAVNVRIVAATNVDIPDLIERREFREDLYYRLKVVSITTPALREHRENIPMLAVYYLNQAEQLAGREKLDLSKGALAKLVNYQWPGNIRELVNCITRAAVMAENDIIQAEEIRLENDVYQPVAERVETRPAPPREVVETPLNNPKPTPPPALTSPLNVRQKEAWPHIQKKKSVTRKEYQDLVSGSLPTRTAIYDLQDFVKRGLLVKQGKGPSTRYEVVTNS; this is encoded by the coding sequence ATGACCAAGACTCATACGACTGACCATTCCACACAATCAGGTCGCACCGGAATCACATCGTCAATCGCACATAGACTTGGATTGCGAGGGAAACTCCTGCTTGCCCTGCTCCCTCCCATCGTCGCCATACTTCTTGTAACCGGGTATGCATCATACACCGTTTCTGAAGACTTCATTGACATCGCCGTAGAGCGATCCGTCAAAATGCATACCCTGGCCATGGCACATGAGATGGAGCAGTTTTTCGATCAATGTCGAGTCGACCTTCTTTTCTTTGCACAGGGAACCATGAAGCCGACCGAATTGCGTTCCACGCTCGAAAAGCACATCCACTCGGGGGGTACCAGATATTTTGAACTTTCGTTCATCCCGGCCTCGGGAGGCCAACCTTTTGCGCTCATACAACATGATGGCGAGATACATGAGGTACCCGCCAGTGAATTTGGCGCCATACACCCGAACCCATTCGAAGAACTGGAAAAATTAGGCTCACTCAAAATTGGGCAGGTGCTGCCTTCAGACATCATTGAAACCACCTATCCCATCCCTAGCGATACAGCTTCAAATCGTCACATCAAAACACGTATTCTGCGCTTTTACACATACTTTCCCGGCGATGAAACATCACCTCCAGGCATTCTCTTCCTCTCGGTAAAAGCGAAAGATGTTCGCAATATTCTTTCCTGGTACAATTCAGAAGAATCACCGTTGTGGGCATTTCCCCGAAGCAACGAACTGCGATTCAGCTATTTCCTCAACAGCGAAGGCTGGATGCTTTTTCAATCCGAAGATTTTAATGAGGCTGATAATAAACTGACCACCTATCTTGCCAGAGAAAATTTCAGCGGCACTCTTGGCAAAGACGGCCATGCAGCAGCTTTCAGACCCAATGAAAACCATGTTCGCTATTGGGCCGCAGTCAAAGACATTAACAACGGAAAAAGCGGACTCACGCAGGTTGCAGAAGAGCGCATCGGCGAGTCAGCGGTAAACTCATTTTATTTCAGTTACGCACCAATCCGTTTCTTGAGCGACAGCACAGGCCGCCCGACCCCGTTCGGCGGTGTCATCTTTGTCGACAGAAGCCAGCTCCCCATCATTGCGGGCTACAAGAATCTGGATGTCATGCTCTTTGTCACCGCCGGTGCCATAGCCCTCATTTCCTGTCTTGTTTTCTGGTTCGGCCGTATCCTCACCCGACCTATCCATGCCTTGGCAACCAGTCTTGATTCATTAAATTCATTGGAAGAGATGGAAGAAATCAACCTGCCATACAGCGGCGCAGACATCACCAGACTCCAGACTGCGATCAATGTTATCATCCGCAAGGTCAAACAGCAGGTGGTGGAGATCCAAGCCAAGGATGAAACCATACTCAACGTCAATAACCGAGAACGAGCGCCGCTGAAACGAGAGCGGGAAACCCTTGCCGAAGCGGAACTGAGCCGCATACCTGAGATCATCGGCATCGGTCCCATCATTTCAAATATGAAGGTAAACATTCTGAAGGCTGCGCAGGTGGAAGTGGATGTACTCATTTCCGGTGAAACTGGTACCGGAAAACAGTTGGTCGCTGAGGCCATTCATGCCCACAGCAACCGTTCGGACAATCCGTTCATCTCGATCAACTGCGGCGCTCTGGATGAAAACCTCTTGCTCGACGCCCTCTTCGGTCATGTCAAAGGCGCATTCTCGGAAGCCAAGGAAGATAGAAACGGAGCGTTCATTGAAGCGGACGGCGGTACACTGTTTCTGGATGAAATCCAGTCAGCTTCGCCCAAAGTACAGCAATCCTTGCTCAGAGCCATTGCGTCGCGCAAAATCAAACCGCTTGGGAGCGACAAGGAGCTTGCCGTCAATGTTCGGATTGTCGCGGCTACCAATGTGGACATCCCTGACCTGATCGAACGCAGAGAATTCAGGGAAGATCTCTATTATCGACTCAAAGTGGTTTCCATCACGACCCCGGCCCTCAGAGAACATCGTGAAAACATTCCGATGCTCGCCGTGTATTACCTCAACCAGGCGGAACAGCTCGCAGGACGTGAAAAACTTGATCTCAGCAAGGGCGCACTTGCAAAACTCGTCAACTACCAATGGCCCGGAAATATTAGAGAACTCGTCAACTGCATTACCAGAGCCGCAGTCATGGCAGAAAACGACATCATTCAGGCGGAAGAAATTCGCTTGGAGAACGATGTATACCAACCAGTTGCTGAACGAGTCGAGACGCGCCCTGCACCGCCAAGAGAAGTTGTTGAAACACCCTTGAACAATCCGAAACCCACGCCCCCCCCTGCTTTGACATCTCCTTTAAACGTCCGACAGAAAGAAGCCTGGCCTCACATACAAAAGAAAAAATCCGTGACCCGAAAGGAATATCAGGATCTGGTCAGTGGTTCCCTGCCTACACGAACAGCGATCTATGATCTACAGGACTTCGTCAAACGAGGCTTGCTCGTCAAACAGGGGAAAGGACCGTCCACGCGATACGAGGTAGTCACGAATTCATAA
- a CDS encoding response regulator, whose protein sequence is MVKIKVLMVDDEERFRTTTAKILARKGFETILAESGEEALDKLDQSPDVVILDVKMSGLDGHATLKIIKERQPDTPVIMLTGHGDVPGARKAYETGAFDYLAKPCDVDLLSAKIQDAYEYATKVAYIEKMAGDIMIPLERYTRIDVNSTVRDAIAALETAMREFLATDRLMDTGHRSVLVTGPNNDVVGLLSPLDLIDAIRPEYLSAPKPSMADTLQYSTMFWQGLFTSRVKEIVDKPVQTFMSDYLPVIDAQANLMEVANTMVTLPARRMLVQDNGKDVGIVREQELFYEVAKIISSS, encoded by the coding sequence ATGGTTAAAATCAAGGTCCTCATGGTTGATGATGAGGAACGCTTCCGTACCACGACGGCTAAGATATTGGCCCGTAAGGGATTTGAAACAATACTTGCAGAGAGTGGTGAAGAGGCTTTGGACAAATTGGACCAGAGTCCCGACGTGGTGATTCTGGACGTCAAGATGAGTGGACTGGATGGGCATGCCACTCTGAAGATCATCAAGGAACGTCAGCCGGATACGCCGGTCATAATGCTGACCGGACACGGAGATGTCCCCGGCGCACGCAAAGCCTATGAGACGGGTGCCTTCGACTATCTGGCAAAACCCTGCGACGTGGACCTGTTGAGCGCCAAAATTCAGGACGCTTACGAGTACGCAACCAAAGTCGCTTATATCGAAAAAATGGCCGGGGACATCATGATTCCCCTTGAAAGATATACGAGAATCGACGTCAACAGCACTGTCCGTGACGCGATTGCCGCTCTTGAAACTGCCATGCGTGAGTTCCTGGCAACGGATCGACTCATGGATACCGGCCATCGTTCCGTGTTGGTGACCGGACCTAATAATGATGTTGTCGGTTTGCTCAGTCCGCTGGATCTCATTGATGCCATCAGACCCGAGTATCTCTCGGCACCGAAGCCTTCAATGGCCGATACGCTGCAATATTCCACCATGTTCTGGCAAGGCCTGTTCACTTCCAGAGTCAAGGAAATAGTGGACAAACCAGTCCAGACATTCATGTCCGATTATCTTCCCGTCATCGATGCACAGGCCAACCTCATGGAAGTTGCCAACACCATGGTGACGCTTCCTGCGCGGCGCATGCTGGTCCAGGACAATGGGAAGGATGTGGGTATCGTCCGTGAGCAGGAGCTGTTTTACGAGGTCGCAAAGATCATTTCATCCAGCTGA